Genomic segment of Gavia stellata isolate bGavSte3 chromosome 10, bGavSte3.hap2, whole genome shotgun sequence:
GAATGCTTGTGTCTTGATTCAACACCTCTTTAACTTCTGAGGGCAAAGCGTCAAAGAGGTGATCTTCCACCACGAGCCCGCTTTTCCTGAGAAGCTGACACTGCCCTAGTGTGGCTGGCAGACGGTCCAAGCAGTTTCCCTTCAGTTCCAGATGAGTCAGCTGCAACAGTTGACTAACTTTATCTGGGACTGAGGTAATACAGTTTTGTCCCAGACTCAAAGTCCTCAATTTAACACATTTAAACAACTGTTTTGGCAAAACGTCGACTTTGTTTCCCGTGATGTGAAAATGCTGCAGATTTTGAAGCAAACCTATTTCCACTGGAATCAATGCGATTGAGTTGTAGCTTACATCTAAACACCTAAGTTTCTGTAAACTGAACACTGCGGCTGGTAAGGATTCGAGTTTGTTATTGGAGAGGTAAAGAGACTCCAAATTCTTTACATGGGTAATGGAGGAAGGAATGTTGACTATTTTATTGTGCCACAGCTTTAAACAAGTCAATCTTTTTAAGTGCTGGAAACTGATGATTTCTTCAATTGTGCGTATGCTATTTGACTTTAAATCCAGTTCCTGTAAGTTAGAGAGGCTGAAGATGGCGTGGGGAATTCGCTCCAGTTCACAGTTCTGCAGTTCCAACTCCGCAACATTAGTCATTTTCTTAAGGCTATTGAGTACTACAAGCTTAGTGCCGTCATTATGAATGACTAGTTTTGTCAGATGTGGTGCCACATCTGTGATATTGGGGGGAATTTTGGTCAAATTGCTCTTCACATGGAGAATTTTAAGGTGTCTCAACTCTCTGAGAGATTCAAGCCCTatcattttattgttttcagagTTCAAGTTGCCTATCAAGTACAATTCACGGAGGTTTTTGAGCAAATACACCCATGCAGGAATTTCTCCAACATCTGTGAATTTCACGTGAAGGCATCTCAAGTGGTCCCGGAGGAAGCTGAAGGCAGTCTGCTCGACCTTCGCAGGGCAGTGGCACAGATGAAGCTCCTGAAGATTTGTCATCTGGGAAATTTTCGCTGGTATTTTCGCTTCAGGAATCAGCTCCAGTTTCAACACATCCAGATCCGTCAGATCAAACACTGCATCGGGGACCCCCGACAGCATGAAGAGATGCAACTCTTGCTTGTCCTGGGCATTGCGGGAAACATGCTGCCGCAGCTTTTCAAAAGTCCATTCATGGTTTAAACTAATTTCCCGTAGTTTGTTCTCACTTACCTCTGACAAAAAGACACCAAATCGCTTAGAATACAGCTGGTCGTACTGATCTACCATATGCAAGAGAAACGCGAAATCATTTTTGACGTCAGGGATATCACTGAAGC
This window contains:
- the LRRC8D gene encoding volume-regulated anion channel subunit LRRC8D isoform X4, producing MFTLAEVASLNDIQPTYRILKPWWDVFMDYLAVVMLMVAIFAGTMQLTKDQVVCLPVLQPTVNSKAQPGTSGKADFTTVETTTGQGEEKDSSGRKTNLDFQQYVFINQMCYHLALPWYSKYFPYLVLIHTIILIVSSNFWFKYPKTCSKIEHFVSILGKCFESPWTTKALSETACEDSEENKQRLTGAQSLPKYVSTSSDEGSPSASTPMITKSGFKFSADKPMIEVPSVTILDKKDGEQAKALFEKVRKFRAHVEDSDLIYKLYVGQTVIKTVKFIFILCYTANFVNTISFEHICNPKVEHLIGYTQFECTHNMAYMLKKLLISYISLICVYGFICLYTLFWLFRIPLKEYSFEKVREESSFSDIPDVKNDFAFLLHMVDQYDQLYSKRFGVFLSEVSENKLREISLNHEWTFEKLRQHVSRNAQDKQELHLFMLSGVPDAVFDLTDLDVLKLELIPEAKIPAKISQMTNLQELHLCHCPAKVEQTAFSFLRDHLRCLHVKFTDVGEIPAWVYLLKNLRELYLIGNLNSENNKMIGLESLRELRHLKILHVKSNLTKIPPNITDVAPHLTKLVIHNDGTKLVVLNSLKKMTNVAELELQNCELERIPHAIFSLSNLQELDLKSNSIRTIEEIISFQHLKRLTCLKLWHNKIVNIPSSITHVKNLESLYLSNNKLESLPAAVFSLQKLRCLDVSYNSIALIPVEIGLLQNLQHFHITGNKVDVLPKQLFKCVKLRTLSLGQNCITSVPDKVSQLLQLTHLELKGNCLDRLPATLGQCQLLRKSGLVVEDHLFDALPSEVKEVLNQDTSIPFANGI
- the LRRC8D gene encoding volume-regulated anion channel subunit LRRC8D isoform X3, translating into MFTLAEVASLNDIQPTYRILKPWWDVFMDYLAVVMLMVAIFAGTMQLTKDQVVCLPVLQPTVNSKAQPGTATSSQYQPTESGQELKKEQKDSSGRKTNLDFQQYVFINQMCYHLALPWYSKYFPYLVLIHTIILIVSSNFWFKYPKTCSKIEHFVSILGKCFESPWTTKALSETACEDSEENKQRLTGAQSLPKYVSTSSDEGSPSASTPMITKSGFKFSADKPMIEVPSVTILDKKDGEQAKALFEKVRKFRAHVEDSDLIYKLYVGQTVIKTVKFIFILCYTANFVNTISFEHICNPKVEHLIGYTQFECTHNMAYMLKKLLISYISLICVYGFICLYTLFWLFRIPLKEYSFEKVREESSFSDIPDVKNDFAFLLHMVDQYDQLYSKRFGVFLSEVSENKLREISLNHEWTFEKLRQHVSRNAQDKQELHLFMLSGVPDAVFDLTDLDVLKLELIPEAKIPAKISQMTNLQELHLCHCPAKVEQTAFSFLRDHLRCLHVKFTDVGEIPAWVYLLKNLRELYLIGNLNSENNKMIGLESLRELRHLKILHVKSNLTKIPPNITDVAPHLTKLVIHNDGTKLVVLNSLKKMTNVAELELQNCELERIPHAIFSLSNLQELDLKSNSIRTIEEIISFQHLKRLTCLKLWHNKIVNIPSSITHVKNLESLYLSNNKLESLPAAVFSLQKLRCLDVSYNSIALIPVEIGLLQNLQHFHITGNKVDVLPKQLFKCVKLRTLSLGQNCITSVPDKVSQLLQLTHLELKGNCLDRLPATLGQCQLLRKSGLVVEDHLFDALPSEVKEVLNQDTSIPFANGI
- the LRRC8D gene encoding volume-regulated anion channel subunit LRRC8D isoform X1 — encoded protein: MFTLAEVASLNDIQPTYRILKPWWDVFMDYLAVVMLMVAIFAGTMQLTKDQVVCLPVLQPTVNSKAQPGTSGKADFTTVETTTGQGEEASMRTVSFGSAPTVTPDIPLSRATSSQYQPTESGQELKKEQKDSSGRKTNLDFQQYVFINQMCYHLALPWYSKYFPYLVLIHTIILIVSSNFWFKYPKTCSKIEHFVSILGKCFESPWTTKALSETACEDSEENKQRLTGAQSLPKYVSTSSDEGSPSASTPMITKSGFKFSADKPMIEVPSVTILDKKDGEQAKALFEKVRKFRAHVEDSDLIYKLYVGQTVIKTVKFIFILCYTANFVNTISFEHICNPKVEHLIGYTQFECTHNMAYMLKKLLISYISLICVYGFICLYTLFWLFRIPLKEYSFEKVREESSFSDIPDVKNDFAFLLHMVDQYDQLYSKRFGVFLSEVSENKLREISLNHEWTFEKLRQHVSRNAQDKQELHLFMLSGVPDAVFDLTDLDVLKLELIPEAKIPAKISQMTNLQELHLCHCPAKVEQTAFSFLRDHLRCLHVKFTDVGEIPAWVYLLKNLRELYLIGNLNSENNKMIGLESLRELRHLKILHVKSNLTKIPPNITDVAPHLTKLVIHNDGTKLVVLNSLKKMTNVAELELQNCELERIPHAIFSLSNLQELDLKSNSIRTIEEIISFQHLKRLTCLKLWHNKIVNIPSSITHVKNLESLYLSNNKLESLPAAVFSLQKLRCLDVSYNSIALIPVEIGLLQNLQHFHITGNKVDVLPKQLFKCVKLRTLSLGQNCITSVPDKVSQLLQLTHLELKGNCLDRLPATLGQCQLLRKSGLVVEDHLFDALPSEVKEVLNQDTSIPFANGI
- the LRRC8D gene encoding volume-regulated anion channel subunit LRRC8D isoform X7, coding for MFTLAEVASLNDIQPTYRILKPWWDVFMDYLAVVMLMVAIFAGTMQLTKDQVVCLPVLQPTVNSKAQPGTSGKADFTTVETTTGRKTNLDFQQYVFINQMCYHLALPWYSKYFPYLVLIHTIILIVSSNFWFKYPKTCSKIEHFVSILGKCFESPWTTKALSETACEDSEENKQRLTGAQSLPKYVSTSSDEGSPSASTPMITKSGFKFSADKPMIEVPSVTILDKKDGEQAKALFEKVRKFRAHVEDSDLIYKLYVGQTVIKTVKFIFILCYTANFVNTISFEHICNPKVEHLIGYTQFECTHNMAYMLKKLLISYISLICVYGFICLYTLFWLFRIPLKEYSFEKVREESSFSDIPDVKNDFAFLLHMVDQYDQLYSKRFGVFLSEVSENKLREISLNHEWTFEKLRQHVSRNAQDKQELHLFMLSGVPDAVFDLTDLDVLKLELIPEAKIPAKISQMTNLQELHLCHCPAKVEQTAFSFLRDHLRCLHVKFTDVGEIPAWVYLLKNLRELYLIGNLNSENNKMIGLESLRELRHLKILHVKSNLTKIPPNITDVAPHLTKLVIHNDGTKLVVLNSLKKMTNVAELELQNCELERIPHAIFSLSNLQELDLKSNSIRTIEEIISFQHLKRLTCLKLWHNKIVNIPSSITHVKNLESLYLSNNKLESLPAAVFSLQKLRCLDVSYNSIALIPVEIGLLQNLQHFHITGNKVDVLPKQLFKCVKLRTLSLGQNCITSVPDKVSQLLQLTHLELKGNCLDRLPATLGQCQLLRKSGLVVEDHLFDALPSEVKEVLNQDTSIPFANGI
- the LRRC8D gene encoding volume-regulated anion channel subunit LRRC8D isoform X6 — its product is MFTLAEVASLNDIQPTYRILKPWWDVFMDYLAVVMLMVAIFAGTMQLTKDQVVCLPVLQPTVNSKAQPGTSGKADFTTVETTTDSSGRKTNLDFQQYVFINQMCYHLALPWYSKYFPYLVLIHTIILIVSSNFWFKYPKTCSKIEHFVSILGKCFESPWTTKALSETACEDSEENKQRLTGAQSLPKYVSTSSDEGSPSASTPMITKSGFKFSADKPMIEVPSVTILDKKDGEQAKALFEKVRKFRAHVEDSDLIYKLYVGQTVIKTVKFIFILCYTANFVNTISFEHICNPKVEHLIGYTQFECTHNMAYMLKKLLISYISLICVYGFICLYTLFWLFRIPLKEYSFEKVREESSFSDIPDVKNDFAFLLHMVDQYDQLYSKRFGVFLSEVSENKLREISLNHEWTFEKLRQHVSRNAQDKQELHLFMLSGVPDAVFDLTDLDVLKLELIPEAKIPAKISQMTNLQELHLCHCPAKVEQTAFSFLRDHLRCLHVKFTDVGEIPAWVYLLKNLRELYLIGNLNSENNKMIGLESLRELRHLKILHVKSNLTKIPPNITDVAPHLTKLVIHNDGTKLVVLNSLKKMTNVAELELQNCELERIPHAIFSLSNLQELDLKSNSIRTIEEIISFQHLKRLTCLKLWHNKIVNIPSSITHVKNLESLYLSNNKLESLPAAVFSLQKLRCLDVSYNSIALIPVEIGLLQNLQHFHITGNKVDVLPKQLFKCVKLRTLSLGQNCITSVPDKVSQLLQLTHLELKGNCLDRLPATLGQCQLLRKSGLVVEDHLFDALPSEVKEVLNQDTSIPFANGI
- the LRRC8D gene encoding volume-regulated anion channel subunit LRRC8D isoform X2, with the translated sequence MFTLAEVASLNDIQPTYRILKPWWDVFMDYLAVVMLMVAIFAGTMQLTKDQVVCLPVLQPTVNSKAQPGTSGKADFTTVETTTATSSQYQPTESGQELKKEQKDSSGRKTNLDFQQYVFINQMCYHLALPWYSKYFPYLVLIHTIILIVSSNFWFKYPKTCSKIEHFVSILGKCFESPWTTKALSETACEDSEENKQRLTGAQSLPKYVSTSSDEGSPSASTPMITKSGFKFSADKPMIEVPSVTILDKKDGEQAKALFEKVRKFRAHVEDSDLIYKLYVGQTVIKTVKFIFILCYTANFVNTISFEHICNPKVEHLIGYTQFECTHNMAYMLKKLLISYISLICVYGFICLYTLFWLFRIPLKEYSFEKVREESSFSDIPDVKNDFAFLLHMVDQYDQLYSKRFGVFLSEVSENKLREISLNHEWTFEKLRQHVSRNAQDKQELHLFMLSGVPDAVFDLTDLDVLKLELIPEAKIPAKISQMTNLQELHLCHCPAKVEQTAFSFLRDHLRCLHVKFTDVGEIPAWVYLLKNLRELYLIGNLNSENNKMIGLESLRELRHLKILHVKSNLTKIPPNITDVAPHLTKLVIHNDGTKLVVLNSLKKMTNVAELELQNCELERIPHAIFSLSNLQELDLKSNSIRTIEEIISFQHLKRLTCLKLWHNKIVNIPSSITHVKNLESLYLSNNKLESLPAAVFSLQKLRCLDVSYNSIALIPVEIGLLQNLQHFHITGNKVDVLPKQLFKCVKLRTLSLGQNCITSVPDKVSQLLQLTHLELKGNCLDRLPATLGQCQLLRKSGLVVEDHLFDALPSEVKEVLNQDTSIPFANGI
- the LRRC8D gene encoding volume-regulated anion channel subunit LRRC8D isoform X5, giving the protein MFTLAEVASLNDIQPTYRILKPWWDVFMDYLAVVMLMVAIFAGTMQLTKDQVVCLPVLQPTVTLSRATSSQYQPTESGQELKKEQKDSSGRKTNLDFQQYVFINQMCYHLALPWYSKYFPYLVLIHTIILIVSSNFWFKYPKTCSKIEHFVSILGKCFESPWTTKALSETACEDSEENKQRLTGAQSLPKYVSTSSDEGSPSASTPMITKSGFKFSADKPMIEVPSVTILDKKDGEQAKALFEKVRKFRAHVEDSDLIYKLYVGQTVIKTVKFIFILCYTANFVNTISFEHICNPKVEHLIGYTQFECTHNMAYMLKKLLISYISLICVYGFICLYTLFWLFRIPLKEYSFEKVREESSFSDIPDVKNDFAFLLHMVDQYDQLYSKRFGVFLSEVSENKLREISLNHEWTFEKLRQHVSRNAQDKQELHLFMLSGVPDAVFDLTDLDVLKLELIPEAKIPAKISQMTNLQELHLCHCPAKVEQTAFSFLRDHLRCLHVKFTDVGEIPAWVYLLKNLRELYLIGNLNSENNKMIGLESLRELRHLKILHVKSNLTKIPPNITDVAPHLTKLVIHNDGTKLVVLNSLKKMTNVAELELQNCELERIPHAIFSLSNLQELDLKSNSIRTIEEIISFQHLKRLTCLKLWHNKIVNIPSSITHVKNLESLYLSNNKLESLPAAVFSLQKLRCLDVSYNSIALIPVEIGLLQNLQHFHITGNKVDVLPKQLFKCVKLRTLSLGQNCITSVPDKVSQLLQLTHLELKGNCLDRLPATLGQCQLLRKSGLVVEDHLFDALPSEVKEVLNQDTSIPFANGI